A segment of the Agromyces sp. H17E-10 genome:
CGAGCGCCCTGGCGTGCGCCTCGCGCCTGCGCACGCCGCGCAGGAGCGGCACCGTCGCCACGTTGTCGATGACCTTGCGGTGCGGCAGCAGTCCCGAGTTCTGCATGACGTAGCCGATGCTGCGGCGGAGCGCGACGGGCTCGACGGTCGCCACGTCCGTGCCGTCGATGAGCACCTGCCCGCCGGTGGGATCGACCATGCGGTTGATCATGCGCAGGAGCGTCGTCTTGCCCGACCCCGACGACCCCACGAACACGGTCGTCTTCCGCGGCGGGATGACGATGTCCACCCCCGAGACGGCGAGCGTGCCGTCGGGGAAGCGCTTGGACACGCCGCGGAACTCGATCATGCTGGCTCAATCCCGTCGTCGGCGGTCGCTGCGAGGTGCAGCTCCAAGCCAAACACCGATCGCGCCGCGAGCGCAACGGGTGGCCCCGCGAGTCGTCAGGCGGCTGACGACGCCGCGAGCGCGCTGCCGAGGTGCTCGGCGAGGTAGTCGTGCACGAGCCGCTTCGCCTCCGCGAGGTAGCGCTCGTCGCCGCCGGCCGCGCGCTCGTAGGCGCGGCTGATGAGCGCGTCGCCGATCTCCATCGCGACGCCGAGCCGGAACCGCAGCTCGGCCTGGTCGCCCTCGCTGCCGAACTCGGCCTCGATGAGTCGGGCCATGCGATGCGCGAACTCGGGCTCGACATCGCCCTCGGCGAGTTCGCGCTGCGCGGCGTGCACGACGCTGAACCCGGGCTCCCCCGCGTACATCTTCGCGCTCACGTCGAGCGCGACGTCGACGACGGTCCACCACGAGTCGAGCTCGGTGCCGGCCATCTCGTCGGCGACGCGCTCGCGGTAGCGGTGCACCGACCGCTCGCGCAGCGCGTAGAGCACCGCGACGCGGTCGGGGAAGTAGCGGTAGACGGTTCCGATCGACGCGCCGGCGCGCTCGGCGACCATCTGGGTCGTCAGCCGCTCGAACCCCGATTCGTCGACGATCTCGGCGGCGGCGTCGAGCAGCGCGTCGAGACGCTGGCTGGAACGACGCTGCGTCGGCTCGGTGCGAACCGAGCGCCTCCGGCTCGGATCGGCCCCGAGGATCAGGTCGATGTTCGGCACGGAACCTCCTCAGTTGCTCGGTCCACTCTACCGGGCGTCGAACACCCGGCGTGCACCCGTCGTTTCGCGACGTGTCCCCCGTGCATGACAGACTGAGTGGATGCCGGCGAGCTCCCCCACCCCGCCCGGTTCTCGAGAGCGTCAGGTCCGGCATCGCGCCGCGCGCGTCGAGGACTGGTTCCACGACGTCCGCTCACGCGGCGCACGTCGTCGTGGGCACGTGCCGACCGTCGTGCCGTACACCGGCTACGGATCGACCGAGTGGGTCCGCGTGTTCTGCCGGGTGCTGCTGTCGAAGCCCGTCGCCGCCGACGAGAAGTCCAAGCGCCGGCGCAAGCGCGGCGAGCAGGGCATCCGCGGCTGGCGGAGCTTCACGAGCGTGCCGGTGGGCGACGTCCCGGTACTCATCGAGGTCGGCGGCCAGACGATCGAGGTGCTCGCCGACCGGGGCGGCGTCGTCGACACGACCGTGCCGGTCTCGCTCGCACCCGGTTGGCACCGTGCGACGCTCAGCACCGAGGGGGCCGAGCCCGTCGAGGCCCCGATCCGCATCGTCGGACCCGACGTCGACTTCGGCATCATCAGCGACGTCGACGACACGGTCATGGTGACCGCGCTCCCCCGCCCGCTCGTCGCCGCGTGGAACACGTTCGTGCTCGACGAGCACGCCCGCATCCCCACGCCCGGCATGGCGGTGCTGTTCGAGCGACTCGCCCGGTCGCATCCCGGATCGCCCGTGATCTACCTGTCGACGGGCGCGTGGAACGTCGCACCGACGCTCACCCGGTTCCTCTCGCGCAACCTCTTCCCCGCGGGCCCGCTCCTCCTGACCGACTGGGGGCCCACGCACGACCGCTGGTTCCGCAGCGGCCGCGAGCACAAGGAGGAGAACCTCCGGCGTCTCGCCGAGGAGTTCCCCAACGTGCGCTGGCTGCTCATCGGCGACGACGGCCAGCACGACGAGGACCTCTACGCCCGGTTCGCGGCGGAGCATCCCGAGCGCGTCGCCGCGATCGCGATCCGCCGGCTGTCGACGGGCGAGGCCGTGCTCGCGGGCGGTCGCACGAAGGCCGAGGAGCACGGCACCGACGTGCCGTGGGTCTCAGCGAGCGACGGGTCGACGATCGCCGACGGGCTCGCCGAGGTCGGCGTCGTCTGACGAGCCGTCGACCGCAGCCGGAAGGCTACCGTGCGATCGCGCGATCGCGCGAGCGGCGGAACGACGCGAGCCCGCGGTTGACCTGCCGCGCCCAGAACGGCCCCCGGTAGATGAACGCCGAGTACCCCTGGACGAGGTTCGCGCCCGCATCCAGCCTGTCCTGCACGTCGGCCGCGGTCTCGACGCCGCCGACCGAGATCACGCAGAGCGCGTCGGGCACGTTGCGGCGTACGAGACGCAGCACCTCGAGCGACCGCTCCGCGAGCGGCGCGCCCGACAGGCCGCCCGCACCGATGGCCTCGACCCGGGATGCGTCCGTGCGGAGTCCCTCGCGCGAGATCGTCGTGTTGGTCGCGATGATCCCGTCGAGCTTCAGCCGCACGACGAGCTCGCAGATGCGCTCGATCTCGGCGTCGGCGAGATCAGGGGCGATCTTCACGAGCAGCGGCGTCGTTCCGCACGCCTCGCGCACCGCCTCGAGGAGCGGTGCGAGGGCGTCGAGCTCCTGCAGGCCGCGGAGACCCGGCGTGTTCGGCGAGCTCACGTTGACGACGAGATAGTCGGCGTACGGGGCCAGCAGCTTCGCGCTGCGCACGTAGTCGCCCACCGCGTCTTCGACCGCGGTGACCCGGCTCTTGCCGATGTTGACGCCGAGCACGGGTCGGTGCGTGCGACGCGACAGCCGGGAGAGACGCCCGGCCGCGGCATCCGCCCCGCCGTTGTTGAAGCCCATGCGGTTGACGAGCGCGCGATCCTCGACGAGCCGGAACAGCCGCGGCCGTTCGTTGCCGGGCTGCGCGATCGCGGTGATCGTGCCGACCTCGACGTGGCCGAAGCCCAGGTTTCCGAGGCCGAGCACCGCACGGGCGTCCTTGTCGAAGCCCGCGGCCACACCGAACGGCGACGGGAATCGCAGGCCGAGCGCCTCCACGGCGAGCGACGGGTCGGGCGCGGTGAAGCGTTCGACGAGCCGGCCGAAGCCGAGCGTCGGGAGCGCGCGGATCACCCGGAAGGCCAGGTGGTGCGCGTCCTCGGGGTCGAGCTTCGTCAGGAAGAGGGAGAAGAGGAGTCGATACATGCCGGACTCAGGCTACCGGTCGCGCGGCCCGAGCCGTCACTCGACGGGCCGTGCGGGCAGCCGGCCGTGCTCCTCGCGGAGCTGCTCGATCGCCGACTCGAAGTCGTCGAGCGAGTCGAACGCCTGGTAGACGCTCGCGAAGCGCAGGTAGGCGACCTCGTCGAGCTCGCGCAGCGGCGGCAGGATCGCGAGGCCGATGTCGTTCGCCTCGATCTGCGACGCACCCGTCGAGCGGATGGTCTCCTCGACCTTCTGCGCGAGCACCGCGAGATCGGAGTCGGTCACCGGGCGCCCCTGGCACGCCTTCTTGACGCCGAGCACGACCTTCTCGCGGCTGAACGGCTCGATGACGCCCGACCGCTTGATCACGACGAGGCTCGCCGTCTCGGTGGTCGAGAAGCGACGGCCGCACTCGGGGCACTGCCGACGGCGGCGGATCGACAGTCCGTCGTCGCTCGTGCGGGAGTCGATGACGCGCGAATCGGGATGGCGGCAGAAGGGGCAGTACATGGTGTCCCCAGCCTAGCGGCGCGCGGGCGTCGTCACTCCGCGCGGAACCGTGCAGTCACGGCCTCGCCGTGCGCCGGCAGGTCCTCCTCGTTCGAGAGCGCCGCGATCACCGGGGCGACCTCGCGCAGCGCCTGCTCGTCGTACCGGACGACCTGCTGCGGGCGCAGGAAGGTCGCCGCCGAGAGGCCGGCGGCGAACCGCGCCTGCCCGCCGGTGGGCAGCACGTGGTTCGATCCGGCCGCGTAGTCGCCGAGGCTCACGGGCGAGTACGGACCGACGAAGATCGCACCCGCGTTCTCGACGCGCGCGAGCACCGCGTCGACGTCACGAACCTGGATCTCGAGGTGCTCGGGGCCGAACGCGTTCGCGAACGCGGCGGCCTGCTCGAGGTCGTCGACGTGCACGAGGGCCGATTGGGCGCCGCTCAGGGCCTGGTGGATGCGGTCGCCGTGCTTCGTCGCCGTCGACCGCGTCGCGAGGCGCTCGAGCACGCGCTCGGCGAATTCGGGCGAGTCGGTCACGAGCACGGCGGCGGCGAGCTCGTCGTGCTCGGCCTGGCTGATCAGGTCGGCGGCGACGAAATCGGCGTCGGCCGCGGCGTCGGCGATGACGAGGATGTCGGTCGGCCCCGCCTCCGCGTCGATGCCGGTGACCCCCTGCACGACGCGCTTGGCCGCCGCGACGTACACGTTGCCCGGACCCGTGACGAGTTGCACCGGCTCGAGCCCGAGACCGGGCACGCCGTGCGCGAAGGCCCCGATCGCGCCGGCGCCGCCCATCGCGTACACCTCGGTGATGCCGAGCAGAGCGGCAGCGCCCGCGATGGTCGGGTGCACGCGCCCGCCGTGCTCGGCCTGCGGCGGCGACGCGAGCGCGATCGAGCCGACCCCCGCGACCTGCGCCGGGACGACGTTCATGACGACGCTCGACGGATAGACCGCCTTGCCCCCCGGCACGTACAGGCCGACCCGTCCGACGGGCTGCCAGCGCTGCTCGATGACGGCGCCCGCACCGAGCACCGTACGCTGCGGCGCCGGTACCTGCGCGGCACTCGCGGCGCGCACGCGTTCGATCGTGCGCTCGATCGCGTCGCGGATCTCGGGAGCAAGCCCGTCGCGGGCCGCCGCGAGCTCGGCCGCGGGCACCCGCACAGACGGCGGAGTCACCCGGTCGAAGCGTTCTGCCTGCTCCACGAGGGCGGCCTCGCCGCGCTCGCGCACGTCATCGATCAGCCCCCGCGCAGGCTCGAGCGCGGCCGAGACGTCGGTGGCCGCACGCGGCACGAGGGCGAGCAGCTCGCTCGTGGATGGGCGGGTTCCGCGGAGGTCGATCGTGCGCAGCATGGTGACTTCAGCCTACCGAGCGCCGCGCACGACGCTCCGACCGGACGTCACAGAAGGCAGCCGGGGCCGAGCAGGCTCTTGAGCTCACCGTAGAAGTCGGCCGTCACCTTGACCGGGTACTGGTGGATCTCGAACACCCGCCCGGTGCGCCCCTTGGTCAGCGTCAATCGCACTTCGGTCTCGCCTCGATGGCGCATCAGGATCTCCTTGAGCGCCGCCGTGAGTTCGGGAGTGGCGCGCTGGTCGGGTATCGAGATCTTGACCAGTCCGGCGTCGTCGTCCTGGCCGAGGTCGGGCGTGAAGACGCTGTGCGCGTGGAGGTTCATGCCGTCGTCGCGCATGCTGACCCTGCCTCGCACGACGGCGATGGTGTCGGCCTGCAGTCCGGGAGCGAACTCCTGGTACGCCTTGCCCATGAACATAACGGTGATCTCACCCGAGAAGTCCTCGACCTGGATCATGCCGTACTGGTTGCCCGAGGCCTTCGCGATGCGATGCTGCACGCTCGTCACGAGGCCCGCGACGACGACCGTGTCGCCGTCTTGGGTGGACTCGGAGGTCATCAGGTCGAGGATCGACGACGAGGCGTGCTTCGCGAGGGGCGCCTCGAGTCCGTCGAGCGGGTGCTCGGAGACGTAGAGACCCAGCATCTCCCGCTCGAAGGCGAGCTTCTGCTTCTTCGGCCACTCCGGCCGGTCGGGCACGAGCGAGGGCGCCGCCTCCTTCTCGTGCTCGTCGAACAGGCTGTCGAAGTCGAAGCCGACGTCGCCGTTCTCTTCGGCGCGCTTCTCCTTCACTGCCGACTCGACCGCGCCCTCGTGGATCTCGACGAGCGAGCGCCGCGTGTGGCCGAGCGAGTCGAAGGCGCCCGCCTTCACGAGCGACTCGACCGTGCGCTTGTTCGCGACCGGGATCGGCGACTTCTTCAGGAAGTCGTGGAACGTCTCGAAGCGCCCCTCCTTCTCGCGCGCGCCGCGGATCGCGTCGACGACGTTGAAGCCGACGTTGCGCACCGCACCGAGCCCGAAGCGGATGTCGTCGCCGACGGCCGCGAAGTACCCGATCGACTCGTTGACGTCGGGCGGCAGCACCTTGATGCCCATGCGGCGGCACTCGTTGAGATAGAGCGCGAGCTTGTCGCGCGCGTCGCCGACGCTCGTGAGCAGGGCCGCCATGTACTCGGCTGGGAAGTGCGCCTTGAGGTACGCGGTCCAGTAGCTGAGCACGCCGTACGCGGCCGAGTGGGCTTTGTTGAACGCGTAGTCGGAGAACGGCAGCAGGATCTCCCAGAGCTTGCCGATCGCCTCCTCGGAGTAGCCGTTCGCCTTCATTCCCGCCGAGAAGCCCTCGTACTGCTTGTCGAGCTCCGACTTCTTCTTCTTGCCCATCGCGCGCCGCAGGATGTCGGCCTGGCCGAGCGAGAACCCCGCGACGCGCTGGGCGATGGCCATCACCTGCTCCTGGTAGATGATGAGGCCGTAGCTCGTGTCGAGGATGTCCTTCAGCGACTCGGCGAACTCGGGATGGATCGGGGTGATCTCCTGCAGGCCGTTCTTGCGGAGCGCGTAGTTCGTGTGCGAGTTCGCACCCATGGGGCCCGGGCGGTACAGCGCGATGACGGCGGAGATGTCCTCGAAGTTGTCGGGCTTCATGAGTCGCAGCAGGGCGCGCATCGGGCCGCCGTCGAGCTGGAACACGCCGAGCGTGTCGCCCCGGGAGAGCAGCGCGTAGGCCTCCTCGTCGTCGAGCGCGAGGTCTTCGAGCACCGGACGGAATCCGCGGTTCGCCTCGATGTTGTCGAGTGCGTCGTCGATGATCGTGAGGTTGCGCAGCCCCAGGAAGTCCATCTTGATGAGCCCGAGCGACTCGCACGCCGGGTAGTCGAACTGCGTGACGATCTGACCGTCTTGTTCGCGCTTCATGATCGGGATGATGTCGATGAGCGGGTCGCTCGACATGATCACACCGGCCGCGTGCACACCCCACTGGCGCTTCAGGTTCTCGAGCCCGAGCGCCGTCTCGAAGACGGTCTTCGCCTCGGCGTCGGTCTCGACGATCGCACGGATGTCGCCGGCCTCTTTGTAGCGCGGGTGCTTCGTGTCGAAGATGCCGGTGAGCGGGATGTCCTTGCCCATGACCGCAGGCGGCATCGCCTTCGTGAGCTTCTCGCCCATCGAGAACGGGAATCCGAGCACGCGGCCCGAGTCCTTGAGCGCCTGCTTGGCCTTGATCGTGCCGTAGGTGACGATCTGGGCGACCCGCTCCTCGCCGTACTTCTCGGTCACGTACCTGATGACCTCGCCGCGACGACGCTCGTCGAAGTCGACGTCGAAGTCGGGCATCGAGACGCGGTCGGGGTTGAGGAACCGCTCGAAGATGAGCCCGTGCTGCAGCGGGTCGAGGTCGGTGATCTTCATCGCGTAGGCCGCCATCGAGCCCGCGCCCGAGCCGCGGCCCGGGCCGACCCGGATGCCGTTCGACTTCGACCAGTTGATGAAGTCGGCGACGACGAGGAAGTAGCCCGGGAAGCCCATCTGGCTGATGACGCCGACCTCGTAGTCGGCCTGCTTGCGGACCTCGGCCGGGATGCCGTTCGGGTAGCGGACGTGAAGGCCCTTCTCGACCTCCTTCACGAACCAGCTCTCCTCGTTCTCGCCCTCGGGCACGGGGAAGCGCGGCATGTAGTTGGCGTTCGTGTTGAACTGCACGTTGCAGCGCTCGGCGATCGCGAGCGTGTTGTCGCACGCGTCGGGGTGATCGCGGAAGACCTGCCGCATCTCGGCGGCGGTCTTCAGGTAGAAGTCGTCGGCATCGAACTTGAAGCGGTTGGGGTCGTCGAGCGTCGAGCCCGACTGCACGCACAGGAGCGCCGCGTGGCTCTTCGCGTCGTGTGCGTGGGTGTAGTGGAGGTCGTTGGTGGCGACGAGCGGGAGGTTCAGGTCTTTCGCAAGGCGCAGCAGGTCGGTCATGATGCGCTTCTCGATGCCGAGTCCGTGGTCCATGATCTCGCAGAAGAAGTTCTCGGCGCCGAAGATGTCACGGAAGTCGGCCGCGGCCTTCACGGCCTCGTCGTACTGGCCGAGCCGCAGCCGCGTCTGCACCTCGCCTGACGGACAGCCGGTCGTCGCGATGAGCCCCTTCGAGTACGTCTGCAGCAGCTCGCGGTCCATGCGGGGCTTGAAGTAGTAGCCCTCGATCGACGCCAGGCTCGACAGCCGGAAGAGGTTGTGCATGCCCTCGGTCGTCTCGGACAGGAGCGTCATGTGCGTGTATGCGCCCGACCCCGAGACATCGTCGCCGCCGCCGTTGCCCCACCGGATGCGCGTCTTGTCGCCGCGGTGCGTGCCCGGCGTGAGGTACGCCTCGGTGCCGATGATCGGCTTGATGCCGGCGTCGGTCGCCTGCTTCCAGAAGTCGTACGCGCCGAAGACGTTGCCGTGGTCGGTGACCGCGACGGCCGGCATCTCGTACCCCTGCGCAGCCTTGATGAGTTCACCCACCCGCGCCGCCCCGTCGAGCATCGAGTACTCGGAATGCACGTGCAGATGGACGAATGAATCGGCGGCCACGGGGCTCCTCATCGGGGTGGATCTGGGGGTGTGCGACGAGTCTACGGCGACCCGCCGACGCGCTCGGCGTGTCGCGGCGGATGTCGCGGAAGCCTCGACGTCAGTCGCCGCGAAGCACGTCGAGCGCGTGCGCGAGGTCGGCCGGATAGTCGGAGACGAAGGTCGTCCACTCCCCCGTGCCCGGATGCGTCAGCGAGAGCTCGTGCGCGTGCAGCCACTGCCTCGTGAGCCCGAGGCGGGCCGACAGGGTCGGATCGGCGCCGTACATCGCGTCGCCCGCGCACGGGTGTCGCTGCGCGGCCATGTGCACCCGGATCTGGTGGGTGCGTCCGGTCTCGAGGTGCACCTCGAGCAGTGAAGCGTACGGGAACGCCTCGAGCGTCTCGTAGTGCGTCACGGCGTGCTTGCCGTCGGCGGTGACCGCGAACTTCCACTCGGAGCGCGGGTGCCGCCCGACGGGGGCGTCGATCGTGCCGGCGAGCGGGTCGGGGTGGCCCTGCACGACCGTGTGGTAGATCTTCTCGACCTCGCGGTCGTGGAACTGGCGCTTGAGCTCGGTGTAGGCCCGCTCGGACTTCGCGACGACCATGAGCCCGCTCGTGCCGGCATCGAGCCGGTGCACGACGCCCTGCCGTTCGGGTGCGCCCGACGTCGAGATGCGGAACCCGGCGGCGGCCAGTGCCCCGACGACCGTCGGACCGTTCCAGCCGAGCGACGGGTGGGCGGCGACGCCCGCTGGCTTGTCGACCACGACGAGGTCGTCGTCGTCGTGCACGATGCCGAGGTCGGGCACCGCGATCGGCTCGACCTCGAGGGTGCGCGGCGGCTCCCAGCTCACCTCGAGCCAGCCGCCGGCGCGCAGCCGGTCGGACTTGCCGACGACCGCACCGTCGACGAGCACGCCGCCGGACTCCGCGATCTCGGCCGCGAGCGTGCGCGAGAATCCGAGCAGCTTCGCGAGGCCGGCGTCGACCCGGCTGCCCTCGAGCCCGTCGGGGACGGGCAGGGAACGGTGATCCATCAGGCCTCGGCGATGGTCGCCGCGCGCGGGCCGTCGGCGCCGCCGGCAGCGGTCGTGTCGCCCGTGGATGCCTCGCCGTCGAGCGGTGCCGACGCCGCCGCATCCGCCCCATCGGTCTTGGCTGCACGGGTCTCGCGCGTGCCGTCGAGCCCGACGCCGCGGATCGTGAGGATCATGAACAGCACCATGCTCGACACGATCGCCATGTCGGCGACGTTGTAGATGGCCGGCAGCAGCCACGGGGTCGAGATGAAGTCGATCACGTGCCCGAGCCCGAAGCTCGGCTCACGGAAGAGCCGGTCGGTCAGGTTGCCGAGCACGCCGCCGAGCAGCAGCCCGAAGACCACGGCCCAGGCGACCGATCGGATGCGCCGGGAGAACCAGATGATGAACGTGATCACGCTCGCGGCGAGGATCGTGAAGATCCACGTC
Coding sequences within it:
- a CDS encoding TetR/AcrR family transcriptional regulator; translated protein: MPNIDLILGADPSRRRSVRTEPTQRRSSQRLDALLDAAAEIVDESGFERLTTQMVAERAGASIGTVYRYFPDRVAVLYALRERSVHRYRERVADEMAGTELDSWWTVVDVALDVSAKMYAGEPGFSVVHAAQRELAEGDVEPEFAHRMARLIEAEFGSEGDQAELRFRLGVAMEIGDALISRAYERAAGGDERYLAEAKRLVHDYLAEHLGSALAASSAA
- a CDS encoding App1 family protein, producing MPASSPTPPGSRERQVRHRAARVEDWFHDVRSRGARRRGHVPTVVPYTGYGSTEWVRVFCRVLLSKPVAADEKSKRRRKRGEQGIRGWRSFTSVPVGDVPVLIEVGGQTIEVLADRGGVVDTTVPVSLAPGWHRATLSTEGAEPVEAPIRIVGPDVDFGIISDVDDTVMVTALPRPLVAAWNTFVLDEHARIPTPGMAVLFERLARSHPGSPVIYLSTGAWNVAPTLTRFLSRNLFPAGPLLLTDWGPTHDRWFRSGREHKEENLRRLAEEFPNVRWLLIGDDGQHDEDLYARFAAEHPERVAAIAIRRLSTGEAVLAGGRTKAEEHGTDVPWVSASDGSTIADGLAEVGVV
- a CDS encoding quinone-dependent dihydroorotate dehydrogenase → MYRLLFSLFLTKLDPEDAHHLAFRVIRALPTLGFGRLVERFTAPDPSLAVEALGLRFPSPFGVAAGFDKDARAVLGLGNLGFGHVEVGTITAIAQPGNERPRLFRLVEDRALVNRMGFNNGGADAAAGRLSRLSRRTHRPVLGVNIGKSRVTAVEDAVGDYVRSAKLLAPYADYLVVNVSSPNTPGLRGLQELDALAPLLEAVREACGTTPLLVKIAPDLADAEIERICELVVRLKLDGIIATNTTISREGLRTDASRVEAIGAGGLSGAPLAERSLEVLRLVRRNVPDALCVISVGGVETAADVQDRLDAGANLVQGYSAFIYRGPFWARQVNRGLASFRRSRDRAIAR
- the nrdR gene encoding transcriptional regulator NrdR, with the translated sequence MYCPFCRHPDSRVIDSRTSDDGLSIRRRRQCPECGRRFSTTETASLVVIKRSGVIEPFSREKVVLGVKKACQGRPVTDSDLAVLAQKVEETIRSTGASQIEANDIGLAILPPLRELDEVAYLRFASVYQAFDSLDDFESAIEQLREEHGRLPARPVE
- the hisD gene encoding histidinol dehydrogenase; protein product: MLRTIDLRGTRPSTSELLALVPRAATDVSAALEPARGLIDDVRERGEAALVEQAERFDRVTPPSVRVPAAELAAARDGLAPEIRDAIERTIERVRAASAAQVPAPQRTVLGAGAVIEQRWQPVGRVGLYVPGGKAVYPSSVVMNVVPAQVAGVGSIALASPPQAEHGGRVHPTIAGAAALLGITEVYAMGGAGAIGAFAHGVPGLGLEPVQLVTGPGNVYVAAAKRVVQGVTGIDAEAGPTDILVIADAAADADFVAADLISQAEHDELAAAVLVTDSPEFAERVLERLATRSTATKHGDRIHQALSGAQSALVHVDDLEQAAAFANAFGPEHLEIQVRDVDAVLARVENAGAIFVGPYSPVSLGDYAAGSNHVLPTGGQARFAAGLSAATFLRPQQVVRYDEQALREVAPVIAALSNEEDLPAHGEAVTARFRAE
- the dnaE gene encoding DNA polymerase III subunit alpha, coding for MLDGAARVGELIKAAQGYEMPAVAVTDHGNVFGAYDFWKQATDAGIKPIIGTEAYLTPGTHRGDKTRIRWGNGGGDDVSGSGAYTHMTLLSETTEGMHNLFRLSSLASIEGYYFKPRMDRELLQTYSKGLIATTGCPSGEVQTRLRLGQYDEAVKAAADFRDIFGAENFFCEIMDHGLGIEKRIMTDLLRLAKDLNLPLVATNDLHYTHAHDAKSHAALLCVQSGSTLDDPNRFKFDADDFYLKTAAEMRQVFRDHPDACDNTLAIAERCNVQFNTNANYMPRFPVPEGENEESWFVKEVEKGLHVRYPNGIPAEVRKQADYEVGVISQMGFPGYFLVVADFINWSKSNGIRVGPGRGSGAGSMAAYAMKITDLDPLQHGLIFERFLNPDRVSMPDFDVDFDERRRGEVIRYVTEKYGEERVAQIVTYGTIKAKQALKDSGRVLGFPFSMGEKLTKAMPPAVMGKDIPLTGIFDTKHPRYKEAGDIRAIVETDAEAKTVFETALGLENLKRQWGVHAAGVIMSSDPLIDIIPIMKREQDGQIVTQFDYPACESLGLIKMDFLGLRNLTIIDDALDNIEANRGFRPVLEDLALDDEEAYALLSRGDTLGVFQLDGGPMRALLRLMKPDNFEDISAVIALYRPGPMGANSHTNYALRKNGLQEITPIHPEFAESLKDILDTSYGLIIYQEQVMAIAQRVAGFSLGQADILRRAMGKKKKSELDKQYEGFSAGMKANGYSEEAIGKLWEILLPFSDYAFNKAHSAAYGVLSYWTAYLKAHFPAEYMAALLTSVGDARDKLALYLNECRRMGIKVLPPDVNESIGYFAAVGDDIRFGLGAVRNVGFNVVDAIRGAREKEGRFETFHDFLKKSPIPVANKRTVESLVKAGAFDSLGHTRRSLVEIHEGAVESAVKEKRAEENGDVGFDFDSLFDEHEKEAAPSLVPDRPEWPKKQKLAFEREMLGLYVSEHPLDGLEAPLAKHASSSILDLMTSESTQDGDTVVVAGLVTSVQHRIAKASGNQYGMIQVEDFSGEITVMFMGKAYQEFAPGLQADTIAVVRGRVSMRDDGMNLHAHSVFTPDLGQDDDAGLVKISIPDQRATPELTAALKEILMRHRGETEVRLTLTKGRTGRVFEIHQYPVKVTADFYGELKSLLGPGCLL
- a CDS encoding RluA family pseudouridine synthase, coding for MDHRSLPVPDGLEGSRVDAGLAKLLGFSRTLAAEIAESGGVLVDGAVVGKSDRLRAGGWLEVSWEPPRTLEVEPIAVPDLGIVHDDDDLVVVDKPAGVAAHPSLGWNGPTVVGALAAAGFRISTSGAPERQGVVHRLDAGTSGLMVVAKSERAYTELKRQFHDREVEKIYHTVVQGHPDPLAGTIDAPVGRHPRSEWKFAVTADGKHAVTHYETLEAFPYASLLEVHLETGRTHQIRVHMAAQRHPCAGDAMYGADPTLSARLGLTRQWLHAHELSLTHPGTGEWTTFVSDYPADLAHALDVLRGD
- the lspA gene encoding signal peptidase II codes for the protein MAAERAAKVGTTTALLVLAGAALAAYGLDQLSKFLVVSNLTEGEIVPVLGSVLQWQFVRNPGAAFSLASGMTWIFTILAASVITFIIWFSRRIRSVAWAVVFGLLLGGVLGNLTDRLFREPSFGLGHVIDFISTPWLLPAIYNVADMAIVSSMVLFMILTIRGVGLDGTRETRAAKTDGADAAASAPLDGEASTGDTTAAGGADGPRAATIAEA